From Lactiplantibacillus brownii, the proteins below share one genomic window:
- a CDS encoding plasmid mobilization protein — protein sequence MSNTIIKNKTISTRVTPDISERAKANLAKQGLTVSEYIRLSLVKAANNEVRLVSFLDSPEALAAKKEAETGQVKNIGSLTDFEDWIDKLDAN from the coding sequence ATGAGTAATACTATTATTAAAAACAAGACAATTTCAACTCGTGTAACACCTGACATTAGTGAACGGGCTAAAGCTAATCTAGCAAAACAAGGGCTAACCGTTTCTGAGTATATACGCTTATCGTTAGTTAAAGCGGCCAATAATGAAGTTCGATTAGTCAGCTTTTTAGATTCTCCGGAAGCCTTAGCCGCTAAAAAAGAAGCAGAAACAGGGCAGGTCAAAAACATTGGTTCATTGACTGACTTTGAAGATTGGATCGATAAGTTAGATGCAAATTAA